CGGAGGTTCTGAATATCGACCTGAACAAGGGCGTACTGAAACGCGGCCAGGCGAACCACCAGTACAACCGGTTGCCGTTGAAGGCTATTCGGTTTGTGGCGAGGGACGCATTGCGGGACTTCAAGCGCTACGATCGCAGCGGCCCCTTCCGCCTGGCGGTTGTGGATCCGCCGACGCGACAGCGGGGTGCCTTTGAGGTTGAGAGTAATTACGCGAAGTTGCTGGAAAAGCTGCCGGCCTGCCTCGCAGACGAAGCCGATCTGCTGCTGGTGCTGAATTCCCCGGCGCACAGCGAAGCGTATTTTCGCGAACTGATCAGTGCTGCGGACCCCGGTTATTCCGTGGTGGAACGCTTGCCGCAAAACCCCGATTTCCCGGACAGCGACCCCGATGCCGCATTAAAAATGCTGCATGTCCGCTTCACCCGGACGGTTTAACGCTGCAGGCGCTGCATCAGCGCCACCATCAATTCTTCAAGTTGGGGTGAAGAACCGCCCCGCACGACCTGATCGAGCTTTGCCGCATTACTGATGCCATCTTCCCCGCGGCTGACCAGCAGCAGAAAGCTGTGGTGGGTGAGGGTGGCTTCCTCTACCGCTTCCTGGCGCACCACCTGGGAAAAATGGATGTAGCCGCATTCCTTCAGCCAGGTCATGGCCCCCAGGCAGGCCAGGTGGCGGGGGGAATGGAGGCCGAACTCATCGGGCGTGTCCGGGCCCGCAATGTCTTCCACATAAATTGTGGCCGGGGCGGGGAATTGCTGGAACAGCGCCAGCAGAATCCGCCCCGCATCGCGGTAGAAATCGTGGATATGTAAATCGTCCAGCATCGGTTCTTCTCGTACCTGTTCTTCCTGCTCTAAACCTGTTGCCCGTATTTACGTTGAGTAACGCTCGAGAAAATGGCCGAGGCGTTGGATCGCGTGGGAAAGGTCGTCGGCGCGGGGTAAAAACACGATGCGCAGATGATCGGGCGTGTCCCAGTGGAAGGCGCTGCCCTGTACCAGCAGGATTTTTTCCTGGCGCAGGAAATCGAGCACAAGCTTTTCGTCGTTGTCGATCTTGTGTTGGTTCAGGTCAATGCGCGGAAACAGATAAATGGCGCCCTGCGGCTTCACGCAGCTGACCCCGGGGATATCGTTCAGCATCCGGTAGGCGAGGTCACGCTGTTGGCGCAGGCGACCGCCGGGCAACACCAGGTCCTTGATACTTTGATAGCCGCCAAGCGCCGTCTGCACCGCGAACATTGCCGGTACATTGCCGCACAGACGCATGGAGGACAGGATGTCCATGCCCTCGATGAACCCGCGCGCGCGGTGCTTGGCGCCGCTGATGATCATCCAGCCAGAGCGGAACCCGGCCAGCCGGTAGGATTTGGAAAGGCCGTTGAAGCTCAGGCACAGTACATCCTCGGCGAGAGTGCCCATGGGGGTGAACTCGGCATCGTCGTACAGGATTTTGCTGTAGATCTCGTCGGCAAAAATGACCAGGTTGTGCTGGCGCGCAACTTCAACGATCTGTTCCAGCAGGGCTTTCGGGTAGACCGCACCGGTGGGGTTATTCGGGTTGATCACCACAATGCCGCGCGTGCGCGGGGTAATCTTGGACTTGATGTCATCAATATCCGGCAGCCAGCCCGCCTGCTCGTCACAGCGGTACAGCACTGGCTTGGCGCCGGTGAGGTTGGTGGCCGCCATCCACAGCGGATAGTTGGGCATCGGCAACAGCATTTCGTCGCCGGTATTCAGCAGCGCCTGGGTAGACATGGAGATCAGTTCGGAAACACCGTTGCCGAGGTAGATATCGTCGATGTCCACACCGGGGATGCCCAGGTTCTGGCACTCGTGCATGATGGCCTTGCGTGCCGCAAACAGGCCCTTGGATTCCACGTAGCCCTGCGCCTGGGAGAGGTTGTAGATCACATCCTGGAGGATCTCGTCCGGTGCGTCGAAGCCGAAGGGGGCCGGGTTGCCGATGTTCAGCTTCATGATCCGGTGGCCTTCTTCTTCCAGGCGCGAGGCCTGCTCCATAACGGGACCGCGTATTTCGTAGCAGACACCGTGGAGTTTTTCCGACTTGTGAATATCCTTCATTGCTGTGTTCTTTAAATAGGCATTTCAACAGTACACCGGATCGTCGCGCAGCGGCGCTCCGGCGGGCAAATTCTTCTAACTGGGGCCTGATGTTAAGCAGGCTTTTCTGCCAGTTTTGGAATCGGTTTGTAGCCACCGGACGTGGTTGGGTGAACCGGGCGCGATGGGGAAAACACCAGTGATAGAGTAAGGTGTTGCCGCTAAGTGTTGGGCCGGGCTGGGTACTGCCGCTGGATACTGACTTATCAGGCAAAAAAAGGAGTCACAGTATGTCAAAAGAAAAAGACGATAACTACTGGCGCGAGCGCCTGAGCGAAGAAGAATTTCGCGTTTGTCGCGAGGCGGGGACTGAGCGGCCATTTACCGGCGAGTACTGGGATACCTTTGAGGACGGCAAGTACCGCTGCCGTTGCTGCAAGGAGGTATTGTTCCACGCGGAGTCCAAGTTTGATGCGGGCTGCGGCTGGCCAAGCTTTGATGCGGCGGCGAAGAGCGGCGTCGTTGAGGAGCGCGTGGACAACAGCCTGGGCATGCAGCGCACCGAGATCTTGTGTGCCAACTGTGGCTGTCACCTCGGTCATGTTTTCCCGGATGGGCCGACCGCCACCGGCTTGCGCTATTGTGTTAATTCACTGTCGGTAAAACACGACCCTGAGCAGGACCCGGAGCGCGACCCGGAGCACGACCCGCAGACAGGCGCGGAGTGACCGAGCCGGCCCCGACCGTCGAAGGGTAGTTCTGCGGCCTGCGTGACTGGGGTAAGCCCTCGCTTACCGTGTCGGTATTGGCCGCTGCAGCGTGGAGAACGGAGATGATTCGATCAGGCCGCCCGCGCCACTGGGGACGCTGGCTGTACCGCATTCAATGGACACTGCTGGCCGGCATTGGCCTGGGTGTGGTGGGCGTGCGCACCGGTGTGCTGGGGCTGGAGTCTGCCCTGAAGCTATTTGGCGGTCTGGGGCTCGCTATGGTGGCGGTGGCGCTCTTCTCCATGCTGGTGTTCCTGTGGGGGCTGATTCGCCGCCACAGCGAGGCGCGCACGGCGGCCCTGTGGGCCATGGTGCTGGGCCTGGTTCCCGTTGCGCTGCCGCTGTATACGGTGGGGCAGCAGAGCCTGAATGCGCCGGCGCTTTACGACATTACCACCGACCTGCAGGACCCTCCCCAGTTTGACCTGTTGCTGTCCGCGCGTGAAAAGGGCGATCACAGTCCCGACTACCCGGGCGCGGCCGCGGCAGCGGTGCAGAAAGAAACGCCCGCCTACCGTGATATTCAGACGCTGGTGGTGCCGGCCTCCACGGCCGATGTCATGGCCGCCGCAGAACTGGTGGCACGGGAGCTCGGCTGGCGGGTCATTGCGGTGAGAGCGGGGCAGGGGCGCCTGGAGGCAGTGGCGCGCACACCGATCCTGGGGATCACCCAGGATATTGTGGTGCGCATCCGCCCGGAGGGGGCGTCCACCGAGACCAAGAAGGATGAAAATAAGCCCTCAGAGAAGATATCAAGTGGCGACCCGAAAACCGCGGCGGGTGGCTCGGACGCGGGTAAGGATGCCGGCACGGGTGTCGTCGCTACCCCTGCGACGAAAACCGAGGTGGACATGCGGTCGGCCTCTCGCACCGGCGAGCGGGATTTTGGCAGCAACGCCGCACGAATTCGCGAGTTCCTGCGGCGGCTCGAGGAGCGCCTGGGCGCAGGCAGGGAGGTGGCGCCTTAATCACTTTATGGGCCGCCCGGTGGTCACCGTGGCGCGGTGCCCGGTCAATCCAGGCAGGCGGCGGGCCAGTTTGCGGGCCCTTGTGCGGGTGGTTATGTAAGTCCCTGTATGGAAAGGAAAAATTTACAGAAAAGTTTTCAATCGGGTGTTGACAGCCCCCCGGGCTGTCCATAGAATGCGCCCCACTTCTGACGCACAGCTGAACTTTCACAAGCACTCAGCGACGCCGATGAAGGATTCTGGGTCCCCATCGTCTAGAGGCCTAGGACACCGCCCTTTCACGGCGGTAACAGGGGTTCGACTCCCCTTGGGGATGCCACTGCGGGAATAGCTCAGTTGGTAGAGCGCAACCTTGCCAAGGTTGAGGTCGCCGGTTCGAACCCGGTTTCCCGCTCCAGTTCCTATGTCCCCATCGTCTAGAGGCCTAGGACACCGCCCTTTCACGGCGGTAACAGGGGTTCGACTCCCCTTGGGGATGCCAATACTGCGAGGTCGCAACGCAACGACGACCTTGCATTACTGGACCGGGAGATTTAATTTTTCGGTCCAGTCAAATTCGCGGGAATAGCTCAGTTGGTAGAGCGCAACCTTGCCAAGGTTGAGGTCGCCGGTTCGAACCCGGTTTCCCGCTCCAAAATAAAAGCCGCTCAATGAGCGGCTTTTTTTTGCCTGCACGTTTTTGGCCAGATGTTTTTGCCGGGTCTGTTGCCGGCCGCGGTGGTCCGGGCAGGCCTGCTTCATTCTCCCCCATGGCGACTGCAGGGCGCTGCCCGTTCGGCCTCGGGTTGAAATGTGCCTCGCATGGGCGTTGAATAGCGCCTTCTCTTCGAAAATACAGTTGGTAGCATGACAGCCGCACTCTCCATTCGCGACCTGCAGAAAACGTACGACAATGGCTTTCAGGCCCTGAAGGGCATCAGCTTTGATGTGCAGCCGGGGGACTTTTTTGCCCTGCTGGGGCCGAACGGCGCCGGCAAGTCCACCACGATTGGCATCCTCTGCTCACTGGTGCGCAAGACCGGTGGCAGCGTGTCTATCTTCGGTGTCGATATCGACAAAGACTTCCCCAGGGCCAAGCAGCAGCTCGGCGTGGTGCCCCAGGAGTTCAATTTCAGCCAGTTTGAAAAGGTGTTCGACATCGTCTGCACCCAGGGTGGCTTTTATGGCATGCCGCGCAAGCTCGCCGAGGAGCGCACCGAGAAGTACCTGCGCAAATTGGGGCTGTGGGACAAGCGCAGCACCCAGGCCCGTATGCTGTCGGGCGGTATGAAGCGCAGGCTGATGATCGCGCGCGCGCTGATCCACGAGCCGAAGCTCCTGATTCTCGACGAGCCCACCGCCGGCGTGGACATCGAGTTGCGCCGTTCCATGTGGGAGTTCCTGCAGGAGATCAACCAGCGGGGCACCACCATTATCCTGACCACCCACTACCTGGAAGAGGCGGAGAGCCTTTGCCGCAATATCGCCATCATCGACAAGGGCGATATCGTTGAAAACACCTCGATGAAATCCCTGATCAAAACCCTCAGTCGCGAAGTGTTTATCCTGGATACGCACGAATCCCTGAGCGAGGCGCCGGACTTCGGTCACTTTGAGGGTCGCCTGGTGGACGAGCACAGCCTGGAGGTGACGGTGCACAAGGGGCAGTCCCTGAGCGAGCTGTTTACCCTGCTGACTGCGCAGAACATTTCGGTAACCAGTATGCGCAACCGCGCCAACCGGCTGGAAGAGCTTTTCGTCTCACTGCTCGCGGACAACAAGCAGCAAAACGCCGGCGATGACCAGGGTGAAAGCAAGGAGGTGCAGTCATGAGCCTGTCGTTAATCTGGACCGCGTTTTCCACCATTTTTCGCCGGGAAGTGCGCCGGTTTATCCGTATCTGGCCACAGACACTGGTGCCGCCGGTGATCACCATGTCGCTGTACTTTGTGATCTTCGGTTCCCTGATTGGCAGCCGCATCGGTGAAATGGGCGGCTACTCCTATATGGAGTTTGTGGTACCGGGGCTGATCATGATGGCGGTGATCACCAACTCTTACGGCAATGTGGTCTCTTCGTTTTACAGTGCCAAGTTTCAGCGCAGTGTGGAGGAGTTGCTGGTGTCGCCCACGCCCAACTGGGTGGTGATGGCGGGTTACGTGCTCGGTGGGGTCGCGCGCGGCCTGATCGTGGGGGCGGTGGTCACCCTGATCGCGCTGCTGTTCACCTCGCTGTCGGTGCAGCATATCGGCCTCACGATACTGATCGTGTTCCTGACCTCGGTTCTGTTTTCACTGGCGGGGTTTATCAATGCGATCTTCGCCAATAGCTTCGATGACATCTCGATTATTCCCACCTTCGTGCTAACGCCGCTGACCTATCTGGGTGGGGTGTTCTATTCCATCGAGCTGCTGTCGCCATTCTGGCAGGGTTTGTCCAAGCTCAATCCGATTCTGTATATGGTCAATGCCTTCCGCTACGGCGTGCTCGGTGTTTCCGATATCAGCGTGGGCTGGGCCTTTGTCGGTGTGCTGGCCTTTATTGCGCTGCTGTCTGCCTGGGCTCTGCACCTGATGAGTCACGGCAAGCGGCTGCGTCATTAATCGTACGTCATTGATAGATCGAGGTTACTGGAGCTGACGATGCAACGCGAAGACTGGCAGAACCTGCCGCTGGGGCAGGAGACCCGTTACGAGTCCACCTACAACCCGCAGCTGCTGCACCCGATTCCCCGCTCGGTATCGCGCGCGCAACTGGGGATTGATGGGGCCGCGCTCCCGTTTACCGGCGCCGACGAGTGGTGGGGGTTCGAGCTTTCCTGGCTGAATCACAGGGGCGTGCCGCAAGTGGCGGTGGCCCGTTTCCGCTTTGCCGCCTCCAGCCCGTCGATGATCGAATCCAAGTCGTTCAAGCTGTATTTGAATTCGTTCAACCAGACGGAATTCGATTCTGCCGAAGCGGTGCGCGCAACGCTGGAAAAAGATCTGAGTGCGGCCGCCGGCAGTGATGTGGCGGTGACCCTGTTTGATGTAGAGGACCCGGTGTTGGCGGTGCAGGCTCCAGCGGGAACCTGCGTGGACAAGCTCGACCTGGAGACACGGGTCTATCAGCCGGATGCCGGTTTGTTGAAGCTGGCACCGGGCGCGGCGACTGAGGAGACGCTATACAGCCACCTGCTGCGCAGCAACTGTCCCGTAACCGGGCAGCCCGACTGGGCCACCGTTTCCATCACCTACCGCGGTCCGCAGCTCGACCATGCCTCGGTACTGGCTTACGTGGTTTCTTTTCGTGAGCATCAGGATTTCCACGAACACTGTGTGGAGCGTATCTACTGCGACCTGCAGCAGCTGGCGGATTTTGCACAGCTGACGGTGTGCGCCCGCTATACCCGTCGCGGCGGGCTGGATATCAATCCGCTGCGGACGTCTACGGGCGAGATTGTGTTTCCGGGGCGTTTTGCCCGGCAGTGATGCTGCCGGGACTGGCGTAGGGCGGGGCGTTAGATGATGACCTTGCTCTTGAGGCGGGCCTGCGCCTTTTGCAGCGCCTGCAGCACTTTTTCCTTGTCGTAATTGCGCACCTTGTCCAGGTCCAGGTGCATGGCAAAGCCCGGGGCGTGTTCTTCCAGGTAGCTCTGCTGGCCGCCCAGGTTCTTGCGCAGGTCGGTGACGGAGTACACCTTCACCGGCGTGCTGAAACCTTTCACAGTGACATGGCCCTTGTCGCGACACATGACCGTCTGCTTGATCATGGCCCAGGTTTCATGGCTGATCAGCACCTCACCGGGGTCGGCGGCGCTTTCCAGGCGCGCGGCCAGGTTTACGTGGGTGCCCATCACCGTGTAGGTCTGGTGGTCGGCGGTACCGAATACCCCCACCGTACAGTAACCGGTATTGATCCCCATGCGGATCTGCAGCGGGTGCGAGATACCCTGGTCGTACCACTCCTGCATCATTTCCCGCACGCGTTTACGCATCGCCAGCGCCATGGCCACACAGCGCAGCGCATCGGACTTGGGACCTTTGCTCTGGTCGTCCCCAAACACCACCATCACCGCATCACCGATGAATTTATCGATGGTGCCCCCGTAATGGGCGACGATGCGGGACATTTCCGTCAGATAGCTATTCAGCAGGCGGGTGAGCGTTTCCGCCTCCATCTCCTCGGTGAGCTGGCTGAAATCCTTGATATCGGAAAAGAACACCGTCAGCAGTTTGCGTTCGGTGACGATCTCTTTTTCCTTGCCGGTCGTCACGGCGCGCCACAAACGCTTGGGTAGATAGCGGGACAGCTTGTAGCTGGCCAGGTTGGCGGTGCGCTGCTCTTTGTGTAGCTGCAGATTGTCGGCCTTCAGGCGGGCTATCTGCTTGTGGGTGTAGAAGGCGTAGCAGCAGAAGTATGTGAATACGCCGATCAGGCTGGCAGCGCTGATGTTGAGGTCGGCGTTGACCACCAAAGTCGGGCGGTGCAACAGGTAGCCCGCCCCCATGCCGATCAGCATCGCCGTATTGTGCTCAAACCAGCTGCGACCACCACCCTGGGTCAGGGCGTTGAACTGCACCATGGTGATGAAGAGCAAGCTGGGCAGCAGGCTGAAGTTGGCCATGGCCATCGCCATGCCAATCAAGAGGGCATCGGTAAATGCAAGCCAGCGGCGAATCTTGGCCGAATTTTCTGGAATGCTGCGCCGCGCAATATGGTGGGCAACGGGAATATAGGCCAGCAGCAGCGCCGCCATGGCGAGCTGAAGCAGCGCACCTTTCGAGAGCTGTGCGGACCAGTTGACACTACTTAACAGGGTGCCGGAGGCCGCAAAACAGATCAGGGCACGGAAATAGATTGGATAGCGGGAGTCTTGCGGGCGCCCGCCGGTTTCTTCTGGCTGATTCTGCATGAACGCTGGGTCTTATCGGTAACGGTGTGGATCCGGGAGCATGTTGTTTTCTTCTCGTCCCCATCAGTCACTGGTGTACGGCGCACTTGCTCTGGCTGCGTACGACAGTGCCTCAGAAGTTTTTTATTATAACGAGGCTTGGATCACTGACAGGCGCAAAGTTTACCCTCATGTTGGGGTGAATGCGACGGCTAGAGAGGACGCAATTTCAAATTGAACGGTCGTACCACAATATTCGTTCCAAGATTTGCGGTAGAATTCCACGTCCCTGAAAGGGAGTTCTAAAGGCTGCTTATTAACTGGAGAAGATCTATGGACGCGCTGGAGGCTCTGCACAACCGGGTATCTGTCGGCGGGTTGACGGAACCTGCCCCAAGCCGCCAGCAACGGGAGGCCATTTTCCGCGCTGCACTGCGTGCCGCCGACCACGGCAACCTGCGCCCCTGGCGCTTCCTAGTGGTGGAGGGCGAGGCCCGCAACCGGATTGGAGAAATCTACCTTCAGGCCAGCGAGGCCGATGCCCCCCTGAGTGGCCCCCAACGTGAGCGCACACTCGCCATGCCCCTGCGGGCCCCACTGATCCTCGTGGCCATCACCCGTCTGCAAGAGCACCCCAAGGTGCCTTTTGAGGAGCAGCGCATGTCCACCGCTGGTGCCGTTCAGGCCATGCTGACCGCAGCGTTTGCCGAAGGCGTGGGCGCCTACTGGCGTACGGGGGCGCTCGCCGAAAACCGGGTGGTCGCAAACGCTCTGGGGCTGGCCGGCAACGAAGAAATCAGCGGCTTCATCTACATGGGCACCCCGAAAAAGCCCCCCCGCCCGGCACCGGAGCTGGCAGTGGGGGATTTCTTTGCGGAATGGACAGGCGACTGATCGCTGCACATTGGGCGCAAGTGGCGGAAAATTCCGAAATATACTTGCACCCACCGCCACCTTTCTGTAAAGTGCGCGCTCGCTGATTGGGAGCTATGTTACTGATTAGCAAGACAATTTGGTGAGGTGTCCGAGTGGCCGAAGGAGCACGCCTGGAAAGTGTGTATGTCGAAAGGCATCGAGGGTTCGAATCCCTCCCTCACCGCCATATACAAAAAAAGCCCCATGCGAAAGCATGGGGCTTTTTTTGTATACGACGCTGAGGTCGGGTGAGAACCCTCCGGTTCGATTAACTCGCGCATGCGAGTTAAGACCGAGGCAAAGCCGAGCCCGCAGGGTTGAAACACGCCATAGCGTGTTTCAAGTCCATCCCGACCGGAGTCAAAAGCCCGCTCAATAACGGTTATAAGCCGGGCTTTTTCGTTAAACGACGCTGAGGTCGGGTGAGAACCCTCCGGTTCGATCAACTCGCGCCAGCGAGTTGAGACCGAGGCAAAGCCGAGCCCGCAGGGTTGAAACACGCCATAGCGTGTTTCAAGTCCATCCCGACCGGAGTCTGGAGCATCTTCTTCATCTCAAAAAGCCGGTTCTGGAGGAGTGGCTGATTCAATCGTTGCTGTGCGGCTGGCCCGACTGCAAAGCAACGCTAATGAGTGTGTGCATACTCGGCAGCGAGTAGTTAAGAAACTGGCGATCAAGCACGCGCCGGTTGATCTAGATCAGTAAAGCGACACTTAAGCGATATTTGGCCTGTCAGTAGCCTTCCTCTCCAGAGCCTTTGCAGTATGCTGGCAGTAGGTGTTTTAAAAGTTGTATTGATTCCAATATCAACCGCGAAATGGCCGGGAGGCGGCTATGGGCCAGGAAATTACCAGCACCGAATTCAGCGATGCGGACGAAAAGGAATTTCGGCGCCGTCTGCGTACGGAGACCAACATCCTCAACCGCTGGTTCCAGCAGGAGCGTTTCGAGGTGCCGGAGAGTCCCATGTGTGGGCTCGAACTGGAGGGCTGGCTTACAGACAGTGATTTCGTCCCTGCGCCGGCGAGTGAGGGGTTTCTTGCGCAGGTCAACGATGAGCTGGTGGTGCCGGAGATCTCGCGCTTCAACTTCGAGCTGAACAGTATTCCGGCGCCGATCCGGAAAACGGTTTTCAGCGATCTGAACCGGAGCCTGTCCACACTCTGGCAGACCTGCACCCGGCAGGCCGAGTCCATGGGGCTTCGCGCCATCGCCATCGGCTCTCTACCCACCATCCGCGCCAATATGCTTACGCTAGAGCATATCTATCCCAGCAAGCGCTACTTTGCGCTGAACAACCGGGTGATGGAACTGCGGCGTAATCAACCGGCGGTACTGTCCCTGGAAGGCAAGGAAGTGCTGAGGGTTTCCCACCCGGACATCATGCTCGAGGCGGCGGCGACTTCGGTACAGGTGCACCTGCAGGTGGCGCTTGCCGAGGGCAAGCGTTTTTTCAATGCCTCCACCATTGCCTCACCGTTTATGGCGGCGATCGCAGCCAACTCTCCGTTTCTTTACGGCAAGGCGCTCTGGAGCGAAACCCGAATTCCGATCTTCGAGCAGGCGGTCAACCTCGGGAGCTTCCGCAATCTGGATGGCTCCGTGGCCAAGCGGGTCTCCCTAGGTAACGGTTATGTTCGCGAGTCGCTGCTGGAGCTGTTTCTGGAAAACCTGGACGGCTACCCGGTACTGCTACCAGACAACTACGATCGCACCCCGGAGGAGCTCAGCCACCTACGTCTGCATAACGGCACTATCTGGCGCTGGAACCGGCCGCTGATTGGCATCGACAGTGACGGTACGCCGCACCTGCGTATCGAGCACCGGGTTCCATCATCTGGGCCCTCCATGCCAGATGTTGTCGCCAATACCGCGTTTTTCCTCGGGCTGGCAACCTATCTCGCACGGATTCCCGAGGTGCCTGAAGACCGGTTGTCGTTTGCCGCCGTGAAACGGAATTTCTTCCAGGCCTGCAAGTACGGCCTGAATGCCGAGATCGAATGGATCGATGGCAAAGTGTGGAACCTGCAGCGGCTGGTGCTGGACGAATTGATCGGTCCCACGGAAGAGGCGCTGGAATCCCTCGGTGTCGACCGAGACGATATCTACAAGTACATCACGAGAATTATCCGCCCGCGGGTACTGACGGGTCAGAACGGCTCTAACTGGCAGCGGGCCTACATCAATACGCACGGCGCCAATTTCCAACGCCTGCTGGAAGAGTATTACCAACACCAGAAACAGGATATTCCGGTGCATGAATGGAAGAGTGAAGCTTAATTTTCTCGAGGCTCTGCCGGATTCTTTTTTCGATATTGACCACCCGAGCAGATTGCGGGAAGTGTTTGACGGGCCGACGCTGCTCGCGTTGAAAGGGGATGTCCGCGAGCCACTGATGATCAGCACCTTGCTGCACGGTAACGAAACCACCGGTTTCTTCGCACTGCAGCGGCTGTTGAAAGAATACCGCAGCCGGTTGCCGCGTTCCTTACTGGTTTTTTTTGGCAATATTGAGGCTGCCGCAGTGGGTGTCAGGCATCTTCCCGGCCAGCCAGATTTCAACCGCATCTGGGGTGGGGGCGAGAGTCCGGAGGCGCGTATGGCTCGGGAAGTGCTGGGCTATGCACGCGAGCAGGGCGTGATCGCCAATGTCGACATTCACAACACCACCGGACGCAACCCATATTACGCCTGCGTTAATCGGACTTCGCCGGAATTTCTGCGGCTGGCGGAAGGGTTTACCGATATCGTGATTTACTTTACCGAGCCCCATGAGGTGAATTCGAACGCGTTTGCCAAGGTTTGCCCGTCTGTCACGCTGGAGTGCGGGCTGCCGGGGTTACCCGAGGGAATAACGCATCTCTACCACTATCTGGAGAGGCTGCTGCTGAACGTGGGGGGAGGCGAATCGTCGACGCAAGATTGCCGCATTTACCAGACGGTTGCTCGCCTGAAAGTGCCTTATTACTGCGACTTCGACTTCGAGTTTGAGGCGCACTCCGGGAAGGATTTCTCTTTTATGCGCGCGTTTGATCACTTCAACTTCCAGCGCATCGAGCGCGGCAGTGTGATCGCCTATGCCCGCCGCGATGGACCCCAGCTCGCGGTGCTGGATAACAACGACAGGCTGGTAACCGAGAAATACCTGGGTTTTCAGGGTGGCAAGGTGATCGCATTGCAGGATTTGATTCCGTCCATGTTTACCACGGTCCGGGAAGTGGCGCGTGAGGATTCCCTTGGATATCTGATGGAGCCCTATAACGGAGCCCTATAACGGAGCCCTATAACGAAACCATATGACGGAGCCCTATGACGGAGCTCCGGGTGGAGTCTAGGGCCGATGTTCAGCCCTAAATTCAAAAGCGGTTCAATTCGTCTCGCAGGTCCTGCTCCAGGTCGGCCGGCTCGGTAATCCACACACTGTCGTCTGCGCCGGGAAACACACCCACTTCGATACCATCCTTTTTCAATCCGGGAAGCCATCGGTTCAGGAACTGGGGCAGGGCAACGCTGCGTGGCTGCAGGTCGCTATCCTCGGTAGCAAATGCCTCGGCAAACTCGGTACTGGGCCAGATCGGCAGGTATTCAAAGCCGCCCTGATCTTCGGAGTGTAGTTTCAGGAAGTGCTCATCACTGTTGACCAGAATCCAGATCTCGCGCTCTTCACCCACCAGGTCCAGGAAGTATTCGTAGCGGGCTTCACAGTCCAGGTCGAGGATTGCTTTCAGGTCGTCGGTACTCATGGTTCAGCTCGCTATCTTGAGGAGGACTAGAGTGACCATTTTACGTGTTTTTTAACCGGGTGTTTGACCTTTGTGATGTCCTGGCGGTCGAGTGAACCGCGGGGAAGTGCGGCGCCATGGCGCACGTTGATACTCTGGTATTCTTATTGAGGGTGTGCTGTGCGATACGCTGCCCGAGCTGGCCGCCTGCACACCAACCCGAACCCGCCCCCAACGCAATCGGTAAAGATCTTTTATGGAACCCTTCCTCTCGAATCCCATGGCAGTTCTGGTCATGGTTGGGATCGTCTCGATTGCGTGCCGGTTTGCGGCCTTCAAGCTCCGGCTGCCGGCGATCCTGCCCCTGTTGTTGGCAGGGCTGCTGCTGGGGCCCATCACCGGGGTTCTCGATCCGGATGCGCTATTCGGCGATTTACTGTTCCCGTTGGTTTCGCTGGCCGTGGCCATCATCCTGTTCGAGGGTGCGC
The nucleotide sequence above comes from Microbulbifer salipaludis. Encoded proteins:
- a CDS encoding pyridoxal phosphate-dependent aminotransferase gives rise to the protein MKDIHKSEKLHGVCYEIRGPVMEQASRLEEEGHRIMKLNIGNPAPFGFDAPDEILQDVIYNLSQAQGYVESKGLFAARKAIMHECQNLGIPGVDIDDIYLGNGVSELISMSTQALLNTGDEMLLPMPNYPLWMAATNLTGAKPVLYRCDEQAGWLPDIDDIKSKITPRTRGIVVINPNNPTGAVYPKALLEQIVEVARQHNLVIFADEIYSKILYDDAEFTPMGTLAEDVLCLSFNGLSKSYRLAGFRSGWMIISGAKHRARGFIEGMDILSSMRLCGNVPAMFAVQTALGGYQSIKDLVLPGGRLRQQRDLAYRMLNDIPGVSCVKPQGAIYLFPRIDLNQHKIDNDEKLVLDFLRQEKILLVQGSAFHWDTPDHLRIVFLPRADDLSHAIQRLGHFLERYST
- the msrB gene encoding peptide-methionine (R)-S-oxide reductase MsrB, yielding MSKEKDDNYWRERLSEEEFRVCREAGTERPFTGEYWDTFEDGKYRCRCCKEVLFHAESKFDAGCGWPSFDAAAKSGVVEERVDNSLGMQRTEILCANCGCHLGHVFPDGPTATGLRYCVNSLSVKHDPEQDPERDPEHDPQTGAE
- a CDS encoding DUF1499 domain-containing protein, with product MIRSGRPRHWGRWLYRIQWTLLAGIGLGVVGVRTGVLGLESALKLFGGLGLAMVAVALFSMLVFLWGLIRRHSEARTAALWAMVLGLVPVALPLYTVGQQSLNAPALYDITTDLQDPPQFDLLLSAREKGDHSPDYPGAAAAAVQKETPAYRDIQTLVVPASTADVMAAAELVARELGWRVIAVRAGQGRLEAVARTPILGITQDIVVRIRPEGASTETKKDENKPSEKISSGDPKTAAGGSDAGKDAGTGVVATPATKTEVDMRSASRTGERDFGSNAARIREFLRRLEERLGAGREVAP
- a CDS encoding ABC transporter ATP-binding protein, which produces MTAALSIRDLQKTYDNGFQALKGISFDVQPGDFFALLGPNGAGKSTTIGILCSLVRKTGGSVSIFGVDIDKDFPRAKQQLGVVPQEFNFSQFEKVFDIVCTQGGFYGMPRKLAEERTEKYLRKLGLWDKRSTQARMLSGGMKRRLMIARALIHEPKLLILDEPTAGVDIELRRSMWEFLQEINQRGTTIILTTHYLEEAESLCRNIAIIDKGDIVENTSMKSLIKTLSREVFILDTHESLSEAPDFGHFEGRLVDEHSLEVTVHKGQSLSELFTLLTAQNISVTSMRNRANRLEELFVSLLADNKQQNAGDDQGESKEVQS
- a CDS encoding ABC transporter permease, whose translation is MSLSLIWTAFSTIFRREVRRFIRIWPQTLVPPVITMSLYFVIFGSLIGSRIGEMGGYSYMEFVVPGLIMMAVITNSYGNVVSSFYSAKFQRSVEELLVSPTPNWVVMAGYVLGGVARGLIVGAVVTLIALLFTSLSVQHIGLTILIVFLTSVLFSLAGFINAIFANSFDDISIIPTFVLTPLTYLGGVFYSIELLSPFWQGLSKLNPILYMVNAFRYGVLGVSDISVGWAFVGVLAFIALLSAWALHLMSHGKRLRH
- the queF gene encoding NADPH-dependent 7-cyano-7-deazaguanine reductase QueF (Catalyzes the NADPH-dependent reduction of 7-cyano-7-deazaguanine (preQ0) to 7-aminomethyl-7-deazaguanine (preQ1) in queuosine biosynthesis), encoding MQREDWQNLPLGQETRYESTYNPQLLHPIPRSVSRAQLGIDGAALPFTGADEWWGFELSWLNHRGVPQVAVARFRFAASSPSMIESKSFKLYLNSFNQTEFDSAEAVRATLEKDLSAAAGSDVAVTLFDVEDPVLAVQAPAGTCVDKLDLETRVYQPDAGLLKLAPGAATEETLYSHLLRSNCPVTGQPDWATVSITYRGPQLDHASVLAYVVSFREHQDFHEHCVERIYCDLQQLADFAQLTVCARYTRRGGLDINPLRTSTGEIVFPGRFARQ